One Stenotrophomonas maltophilia DNA window includes the following coding sequences:
- a CDS encoding YbhB/YbcL family Raf kinase inhibitor-like protein has product MQLSSNNLTNGAPIDREFAAGDAAGFAPDRNPHLAWSAAPAGTRSFLLVCVDPDVPTVPETVGRNDMTVPRDQPRCDFVHWVMADIPASVQEIAAGSCSDGFVVKGKPAPAGPAGSRQGLNDFTGWFAGNPDMAGDYLGYDGPYPPFNDERVHRYFFRVFALDVASLQLPARFTAADAYRAMHGHVLAEATLHGTYTLNPALG; this is encoded by the coding sequence ATGCAGCTGAGCAGCAACAACCTGACCAACGGCGCACCGATCGACCGTGAGTTCGCCGCCGGTGATGCCGCCGGCTTCGCCCCGGACCGCAACCCGCATCTGGCCTGGAGCGCGGCGCCGGCCGGCACCCGTTCGTTCCTGCTGGTGTGCGTGGACCCGGACGTGCCGACTGTGCCGGAGACGGTCGGCCGCAATGACATGACCGTGCCGCGCGACCAGCCGCGTTGCGACTTCGTGCACTGGGTGATGGCCGATATCCCGGCCTCGGTGCAGGAGATTGCCGCTGGCAGCTGCAGCGATGGCTTCGTGGTGAAGGGCAAGCCGGCGCCTGCGGGTCCGGCCGGCAGCCGCCAGGGCCTGAACGACTTCACCGGCTGGTTCGCCGGCAACCCGGACATGGCCGGTGACTACCTGGGCTACGACGGCCCGTATCCGCCGTTCAACGACGAGCGCGTGCACCGCTATTTCTTCCGCGTGTTTGCGCTGGACGTGGCCTCGCTGCAGCTTCCGGCACGCTTCACCGCCGCAGACGCGTATCGCGCCATGCACGGCCACGTGCTGGCCGAAGCGACGCTGCATGGCACCTACACGCTGAACCCGGCGCTGGGCTGA
- a CDS encoding META domain-containing protein, producing the protein MKHVPILIATALLAACIDASAASTPTTAQLEAHTWQLTRATDAQGRRIGELFVRDRPPYTLRFQPGYMSESNLCNNVSNEYQLLGNRLILRNGVQTTAQCIDQRMIVKQERAGSLVHGGDPAPTLELDDRGALVLRNAQGDTAVFEPAPLPVK; encoded by the coding sequence ATGAAGCACGTCCCCATCCTCATAGCCACTGCACTGCTGGCCGCGTGCATCGATGCCTCCGCTGCCAGCACGCCCACCACCGCCCAGCTCGAAGCCCACACATGGCAGCTCACCCGCGCCACAGATGCGCAGGGCCGGCGCATAGGTGAGTTGTTCGTCCGCGATCGACCGCCCTACACGCTGCGCTTTCAGCCCGGTTACATGAGCGAGTCAAACCTGTGCAACAACGTCAGCAATGAGTACCAGCTGCTGGGCAACCGGTTGATCCTGCGCAACGGCGTGCAGACCACGGCCCAGTGCATCGATCAGAGAATGATCGTGAAGCAGGAACGCGCGGGCAGTCTGGTGCACGGCGGAGATCCGGCGCCGACGCTTGAACTGGACGATCGCGGCGCGCTGGTGCTGCGCAACGCGCAGGGCGATACCGCAGTGTTCGAACCGGCGCCGCTGCCTGTGAAATGA
- a CDS encoding META and DUF4377 domain-containing protein: MNRKLTLLLPLALMAACSQTPAPAGTGGDDVAPAAAKAADQQTLAHLDAQRLQSQHWLLQQATAADGKRIDALFAREDKPVTLDFADGRLSVSNACNHMGGGYTLADGKLTVSAMASTMMACNDKALMALDEAVSSRLQGELKAEQDADGKLTLTTAKGDVLVFNPEPTAETRYGGAGETVFLEVAAKTEKCSHPLIPDYQCLQVREVKFDDKGLKQGEPGKFENFYGNIEGYTHEDGVRNVVRVKRYEVKNPPADAPSQAYVLDMVVESAIEK; this comes from the coding sequence ATGAACCGCAAGCTCACCCTGCTCCTCCCGCTGGCCCTGATGGCCGCCTGCAGCCAGACCCCGGCCCCGGCCGGCACCGGCGGCGACGACGTGGCCCCGGCCGCGGCCAAGGCAGCAGACCAGCAGACGCTGGCGCACCTGGATGCGCAGCGCCTGCAGAGCCAGCACTGGCTGCTGCAGCAGGCCACCGCCGCCGATGGCAAGCGCATCGACGCGCTGTTCGCCCGCGAAGACAAGCCGGTCACCCTGGACTTCGCTGATGGCCGCCTGTCGGTCAGCAACGCCTGCAACCACATGGGTGGCGGCTACACCCTGGCCGACGGCAAGCTGACGGTCAGTGCGATGGCCTCGACCATGATGGCCTGCAACGACAAGGCGCTGATGGCGCTGGACGAGGCTGTGTCGAGCCGCCTGCAGGGCGAGCTGAAGGCCGAGCAGGATGCCGATGGCAAGCTGACCCTGACCACCGCCAAGGGCGACGTGCTGGTGTTCAACCCGGAACCGACCGCTGAAACCCGCTACGGCGGCGCCGGCGAAACCGTGTTCCTGGAAGTGGCTGCGAAGACCGAGAAGTGCTCGCACCCGCTGATCCCGGACTACCAGTGCCTGCAGGTGCGCGAAGTGAAGTTCGACGACAAGGGCCTGAAGCAGGGCGAGCCGGGCAAGTTCGAGAACTTCTACGGCAACATCGAGGGTTACACCCACGAAGACGGCGTGCGCAACGTGGTGCGCGTGAAGCGCTACGAGGTGAAGAACCCGCCGGCCGATGCGCCGTCGCAGGCGTACGTGCTGGACATGGTGGTCGAGTCGGCCATCGAGAAGTGA
- a CDS encoding undecaprenyl-diphosphate phosphatase, with product MSDLLSALLLGILEGLTEFLPISSTGHLLIAQHWLGARSDFFNIVIQAGAIVAVVLVFRQRLLQLATGFNQRGNREYVFKLGAAFLVTAVVGLVVRKAGWSLPETVSPVAWALIIGGVWMLLVEAYTARLPDRDQVTWTVAIGVGLAQVVAGVFPGTSRSASAIFLAMLLGLSRRAAAAEFVFLVGIPTMFAASAYTFLEMAKAGQLGSEDWTDVGVAFLAAAVTGFVVVKWLMGYIKSHRFTAFAIYRIALGAALLLWLPSGS from the coding sequence ATGTCCGACCTGCTCTCCGCCCTGCTGCTGGGCATCCTCGAAGGCTTGACCGAGTTCCTGCCGATCTCCAGCACCGGCCACCTGCTCATCGCCCAGCACTGGCTGGGTGCCCGTTCGGACTTCTTCAACATCGTCATCCAGGCCGGCGCCATCGTGGCCGTGGTACTGGTGTTCCGCCAGCGCCTGCTGCAGCTGGCCACCGGCTTCAACCAGCGCGGGAACCGCGAGTACGTGTTCAAGCTGGGCGCGGCCTTCCTGGTCACCGCGGTGGTCGGCCTGGTGGTACGCAAGGCCGGCTGGTCGCTGCCGGAAACGGTCAGCCCGGTGGCCTGGGCGCTGATCATCGGTGGCGTCTGGATGCTGCTGGTGGAGGCCTACACCGCGCGCCTGCCCGACCGCGACCAGGTGACCTGGACGGTGGCGATCGGCGTCGGCCTGGCGCAGGTGGTGGCCGGCGTGTTCCCCGGCACCTCGCGCTCGGCCTCGGCGATCTTCCTGGCCATGCTGCTGGGCCTGAGCCGCCGCGCCGCCGCCGCCGAGTTCGTGTTCCTGGTCGGCATCCCGACCATGTTCGCCGCCAGCGCCTACACCTTCCTGGAGATGGCCAAGGCCGGGCAGCTGGGCAGCGAAGACTGGACCGACGTGGGTGTGGCCTTCCTTGCCGCCGCCGTCACCGGCTTCGTCGTAGTGAAGTGGCTGATGGGCTACATCAAGTCGCACAGGTTCACCGCCTTCGCCATCTACCGTATTGCGCTGGGCGCGGCACTGCTGCTGTGGTTGCCGTCCGGCAGCTGA
- the glnA gene encoding type I glutamate--ammonia ligase, with protein MSVENVEKLIKDNQIEFVDLRFVDMRGVEQHVTFPVSIVEPSLFEEGKMFDGSSIAGWKGIAESDMVLLPDTASAYVDPFYADPTIVISCDILDPATMQPYGRCPRGIAKRAEAYLKSSGIAETAFFGPEPEFFIFDSVRFANEMGHTFFQVDSEEAAWNSGAKYDGANSGYRPGVKGGYFPVPPTDTLHDLRAEMCKTLEQVGIEVEVQHHEVATAGQCEIGTKFSTLVQKADELLRMKYVIKNVAHRNGKTVTFMPKPIVGDNGSGMHVHQSLSKGGTNLFSGDGYGGLSQLALWYIGGIFKHAKAINAFANSGTNSYKRLVPGYEAPVMLAYSARNRSASCRIPWVSNPKARRIEMRFPDPIQSGYLTFTALMMAGLDGIKNQIDPGAPSDKDLYDLPPEEEKLIPQVCSSLDQALEALDKDREFLKAGGVMSDDFIDGYIALKMQEVTKFRAATHPLEYQLYYAS; from the coding sequence ATGTCCGTGGAAAACGTAGAAAAGCTGATCAAGGACAACCAGATCGAGTTCGTCGACCTGCGCTTTGTCGACATGCGTGGTGTCGAGCAGCACGTGACCTTCCCGGTCAGCATCGTCGAGCCGTCGCTGTTTGAAGAAGGCAAGATGTTCGATGGCAGCTCGATCGCCGGCTGGAAGGGCATCGCCGAATCGGACATGGTGCTGCTGCCGGATACCGCCAGCGCCTACGTCGACCCGTTCTACGCCGATCCGACCATCGTGATCAGCTGCGACATCCTCGACCCGGCCACCATGCAGCCCTATGGCCGTTGCCCGCGCGGCATCGCCAAGCGCGCCGAGGCCTACCTGAAGTCCTCCGGCATCGCTGAAACCGCCTTCTTCGGCCCGGAGCCGGAATTCTTCATCTTCGATTCGGTCCGCTTCGCCAATGAAATGGGCCACACCTTCTTCCAGGTCGACTCGGAAGAAGCGGCGTGGAACAGTGGCGCCAAGTACGACGGCGCCAACAGCGGCTACCGTCCGGGCGTGAAGGGTGGCTACTTCCCCGTGCCGCCGACCGACACCCTGCACGACCTGCGCGCCGAGATGTGCAAGACCCTGGAACAGGTCGGCATCGAAGTGGAAGTGCAGCACCACGAAGTGGCCACCGCCGGCCAGTGCGAGATCGGCACCAAGTTCAGCACCCTGGTGCAGAAGGCCGATGAACTGCTGCGCATGAAGTACGTGATCAAGAACGTCGCGCACCGCAACGGCAAGACCGTCACCTTCATGCCCAAGCCGATCGTCGGCGACAACGGCAGCGGCATGCACGTGCACCAGTCGCTGTCCAAGGGCGGCACCAACCTGTTCTCCGGTGACGGCTACGGCGGCCTGAGCCAGCTGGCGCTGTGGTACATCGGCGGCATCTTCAAGCACGCCAAGGCCATCAACGCCTTCGCCAACTCGGGCACCAACAGCTACAAGCGCCTGGTGCCGGGCTACGAAGCACCGGTGATGCTGGCCTACTCGGCCCGCAACCGTTCGGCCTCGTGCCGCATTCCGTGGGTGTCCAACCCGAAGGCGCGCCGCATCGAAATGCGTTTCCCGGATCCGATCCAGTCCGGCTACCTCACCTTCACCGCGCTGATGATGGCCGGCCTGGACGGCATCAAGAACCAGATCGACCCGGGCGCACCGAGCGACAAGGACCTGTACGACCTGCCGCCGGAAGAAGAGAAGCTGATCCCGCAGGTCTGCTCCTCGCTGGACCAGGCGCTGGAAGCGCTGGACAAGGACCGCGAGTTCCTGAAGGCCGGCGGCGTGATGAGCGATGACTTCATCGACGGCTACATCGCGCTGAAGATGCAGGAAGTGACCAAGTTCCGCGCGGCCACCCACCCGCTGGAATACCAGCTGTACTACGCCAGCTGA
- a CDS encoding P-II family nitrogen regulator, with amino-acid sequence MKLISAIIRPFKLDEVREALSDAGVSGITVTEVKGFGRQKGHTELYRGAEYVVDFLPKIKIETVVTDERADAVIEAIQSSAGTGKIGDGKIFVTAVEQVIRIRTGEIGADAL; translated from the coding sequence ATGAAACTGATCTCCGCCATCATCCGGCCGTTCAAGCTCGACGAGGTCCGCGAGGCCCTGTCCGACGCGGGCGTGTCGGGCATCACCGTGACCGAAGTGAAAGGCTTCGGTCGCCAGAAGGGCCACACCGAGCTGTATCGCGGCGCCGAGTACGTCGTCGATTTCCTGCCCAAGATCAAGATCGAAACCGTGGTCACCGACGAGCGTGCCGACGCGGTGATCGAAGCGATCCAGTCATCAGCAGGCACCGGCAAGATCGGTGACGGCAAGATCTTCGTCACCGCCGTCGAACAGGTCATCCGCATCCGCACCGGCGAAATCGGTGCCGACGCGCTGTAA
- a CDS encoding ammonium transporter, whose product MKMRLLTGWQARFHLVCLLMLLSALAAGAWPGSAHAQVQVSPLPSESVAVEPLQDPAAAAAAPAVAEAAAAYDRGDVAWMLTSTLLVLLMVVPGLALFYGGLVRSKNVLSVLSQILVVFSLVLLLWVAYGYSAVFSAGNPFFGSFTEFAFLKGFTPDSVGNTPIKGLPDYLFVAFQSTFAGITTALIVGAFAERIKFRAVLLFSALWFTLSYIPMAHIVWGGGYLGEMGAIDFAGGTVVHINAGVAGLVAAWFVGKRLGYGQTALKPHNVPFTYIGAMLLWVGWFGFNAGSAAAADTVASLAFLNTVLATAAAVLGWTLVEAISKGKPSALGAASGAVAGLVGITPACGTVGPLGAIIIGFVAGVVCVWGVTGLKRLLKVDDTADVFGVHGVGGIVGAILTGVFSAQSLGGTKADLDIAHQVWVQVVSVGLTVVWSAVVTTLILLVVRSVVGLRVTEEAERTGLDVTSHGESAYEA is encoded by the coding sequence ATGAAGATGCGCCTTCTCACCGGGTGGCAAGCCCGGTTCCATCTGGTGTGCCTGTTGATGCTGCTCAGCGCGCTGGCCGCCGGTGCCTGGCCGGGCAGCGCCCACGCCCAGGTGCAGGTGTCACCGCTGCCCAGCGAAAGCGTGGCGGTCGAACCGCTGCAGGATCCCGCAGCGGCAGCCGCTGCACCGGCCGTGGCCGAAGCGGCTGCCGCCTATGATCGTGGTGATGTGGCCTGGATGCTCACTTCCACCCTGCTGGTGCTGTTGATGGTGGTGCCGGGGCTGGCGTTGTTCTACGGCGGCCTGGTGCGTTCGAAGAACGTGCTGTCGGTGCTCAGCCAGATCCTGGTGGTGTTCTCGCTGGTGCTGCTGCTGTGGGTGGCCTATGGCTACAGCGCGGTGTTCAGCGCCGGCAATCCGTTCTTCGGCTCGTTCACCGAATTCGCCTTCCTCAAGGGCTTCACCCCCGACTCGGTCGGCAACACGCCGATCAAGGGCCTGCCGGATTACCTGTTCGTCGCCTTCCAGTCGACTTTCGCCGGCATCACCACTGCGCTGATCGTCGGCGCGTTCGCCGAGCGCATCAAGTTCCGTGCGGTGCTGCTGTTCTCGGCGCTGTGGTTCACCCTCAGCTACATCCCGATGGCGCACATCGTCTGGGGTGGCGGCTACCTGGGTGAGATGGGCGCGATCGATTTCGCCGGCGGCACCGTGGTCCACATCAACGCAGGTGTGGCCGGTCTGGTCGCAGCATGGTTCGTCGGCAAGCGTCTGGGCTATGGCCAGACCGCGCTGAAGCCGCACAACGTGCCATTCACCTACATCGGCGCGATGCTGCTGTGGGTCGGCTGGTTCGGCTTCAACGCGGGCTCCGCCGCTGCCGCCGATACCGTCGCCTCGCTGGCCTTCCTCAACACCGTGCTGGCCACGGCCGCTGCCGTACTCGGCTGGACCCTGGTAGAAGCGATCAGCAAGGGCAAGCCATCGGCACTGGGCGCAGCCTCGGGCGCGGTGGCCGGTCTGGTCGGCATCACCCCGGCCTGCGGCACCGTCGGCCCGCTCGGCGCAATCATCATCGGCTTCGTCGCCGGCGTGGTCTGCGTGTGGGGCGTGACCGGTTTGAAGCGCCTGCTGAAGGTGGACGACACCGCCGACGTGTTCGGTGTGCATGGTGTCGGCGGCATCGTCGGTGCGATCCTCACCGGCGTGTTCAGTGCGCAGTCGCTGGGTGGCACCAAGGCCGATCTGGATATCGCCCATCAGGTGTGGGTGCAGGTGGTCAGCGTCGGCCTGACCGTGGTCTGGTCGGCGGTAGTGACCACGCTGATCCTGCTGGTGGTACGCAGCGTGGTCGGCCTGCGCGTGACCGAAGAAGCAGAGCGTACCGGCCTGGATGTGACTTCGCACGGCGAGTCCGCCTACGAGGCCTGA
- a CDS encoding N-acetylmuramoyl-L-alanine amidase, which yields MHPTRTALMLSACLLLAACASTPQETRNPLATWVPSPNQNARTPVIIVIHHTEQKSVQQSLRTLRTANSGGPVSAHYLIGADGHRYQLVADERRAWHAGAGRWGTITDLNSASIGIELDNDGRSPFSAAQIESLIVLLRDLTTRLNIPPRQVIGHADLAPTRKQDPSRFFPWQQLAEAGFGVWPRAADGAAPEGFDAWNALARFGYPLDNRDATVAAFHRRFRGRDDLPKTLDAEDARILHSLMLQTP from the coding sequence ATGCACCCGACCCGCACCGCCCTGATGCTCTCGGCCTGCCTGCTGCTGGCCGCCTGCGCCTCCACGCCGCAGGAAACCCGCAACCCGCTCGCCACCTGGGTGCCGTCACCCAACCAGAACGCGCGCACGCCGGTCATCATCGTCATCCACCACACCGAGCAGAAGTCGGTGCAGCAGAGCCTGCGTACGTTGCGCACGGCCAACAGTGGTGGACCGGTCAGCGCGCACTACCTGATCGGTGCCGATGGCCATCGTTACCAGCTGGTGGCCGATGAACGCCGCGCCTGGCATGCCGGTGCCGGGCGCTGGGGCACCATCACCGACCTCAACTCGGCATCGATCGGCATCGAGCTCGACAACGATGGCCGCAGCCCGTTCAGTGCGGCGCAGATCGAATCGCTGATCGTGCTGCTGCGCGATCTCACCACGCGTCTGAACATCCCGCCGCGACAGGTGATCGGCCATGCCGACCTGGCGCCGACACGCAAGCAGGATCCGAGCCGGTTCTTCCCGTGGCAGCAGCTGGCCGAGGCCGGTTTCGGCGTCTGGCCGCGCGCGGCCGACGGGGCTGCGCCGGAGGGCTTCGACGCGTGGAATGCGCTGGCCCGCTTCGGCTATCCGCTGGACAACCGAGACGCCACCGTCGCCGCTTTCCACCGCCGCTTCCGTGGCCGCGACGACCTGCCGAAGACGCTGGATGCCGAAGACGCGCGCATCCTGCACTCGCTGATGCTGCAGACGCCGTAA
- the mltA gene encoding murein transglycosylase A — translation MIDSATSFKRRHWTLLAAAVLAGCSTTAPRTGSEAPTPVTPPAATYAKAAWSALPPVSDSDLQAGFVAWRSSCTRLKNDAVWAKPCATAATVADKDPAAIRQFLQRDLDVYALRAGGHQADGLITGYYEPIYPGSLTRTATATVPVYGTPDDLVVVQLDSLYPELKGKRLRGRVDGKVLKPYDDAGTIASKGAKAPVLAWLTDPMDLQLLQIQGSGRVRLGDGTQVRLAYAEQNGHPYRAIGRWLVDQGQLKKEDVTMDAIRAWARANPARVPELLRSNPSYVFFVRNPDSPEGPRGSLNVPLTAGYSVAVDRSVVPLGSLLWLSTTRPDGSPVVRPVAAQDTGGAIAGEVRADLYWGSGDAAGKLAGDMKQKGNIWMLWPKGVALPQ, via the coding sequence ATGATCGATTCCGCCACCTCCTTCAAGCGCAGGCACTGGACCCTGCTGGCAGCGGCCGTGCTCGCCGGCTGCTCCACCACCGCTCCCCGCACCGGATCCGAAGCGCCGACGCCGGTCACGCCGCCCGCGGCCACCTATGCCAAGGCCGCATGGAGTGCACTGCCGCCGGTCTCCGACAGCGATCTGCAGGCCGGTTTCGTTGCCTGGCGCAGCAGCTGCACCCGCCTGAAGAACGATGCGGTCTGGGCCAAACCCTGCGCCACCGCCGCGACGGTGGCGGACAAGGACCCGGCCGCGATCCGCCAGTTCCTGCAGCGCGACCTCGATGTCTACGCGCTGCGTGCCGGCGGCCACCAGGCCGACGGGCTCATTACCGGCTACTACGAACCCATCTATCCCGGCAGCCTGACCCGCACGGCGACCGCCACGGTGCCGGTGTATGGCACGCCGGATGATCTGGTGGTGGTGCAGCTGGACAGCCTCTACCCGGAACTGAAGGGCAAGCGCCTGCGCGGTCGCGTGGACGGCAAGGTGCTCAAGCCCTATGACGACGCCGGCACCATCGCCAGCAAGGGCGCCAAGGCGCCGGTCCTGGCCTGGCTGACCGACCCGATGGACCTGCAGCTGTTGCAGATCCAGGGGTCCGGCCGGGTGCGCCTGGGCGATGGCACGCAGGTGCGGCTTGCCTATGCCGAACAGAACGGCCATCCGTACCGTGCCATCGGTCGCTGGCTGGTGGACCAAGGCCAGCTGAAGAAGGAAGACGTCACCATGGACGCCATCCGCGCCTGGGCCCGGGCCAATCCCGCACGCGTGCCGGAACTGCTGCGCAGCAATCCGAGCTACGTGTTCTTCGTGCGCAACCCGGACAGCCCGGAGGGTCCGCGTGGTTCACTGAACGTGCCGCTCACCGCTGGCTACAGCGTGGCGGTGGACCGCAGCGTGGTGCCGCTGGGCAGCCTGCTGTGGCTGTCCACCACGCGCCCGGACGGCAGCCCGGTGGTGCGCCCGGTGGCCGCGCAGGACACCGGCGGCGCCATTGCCGGTGAAGTGCGCGCCGACCTGTACTGGGGCAGCGGCGATGCCGCCGGCAAGCTGGCCGGCGACATGAAGCAGAAGGGCAACATCTGGATGCTGTGGCCGAAGGGCGTGGCGTTGCCGCAGTAG
- a CDS encoding HigA family addiction module antitoxin: protein MRTAPYPAPGEILLHEFLEPLGITQYRLAKAIGVSQRRIGEIVSGDRAVTADTGLRLSRYFGVSDKFWIGLQADFDAAMTKEKLADVLARIEPYNAAA, encoded by the coding sequence GTGCGAACCGCCCCCTATCCCGCTCCCGGCGAGATCCTGTTGCATGAATTCCTGGAGCCTCTGGGCATCACCCAATACCGGCTGGCCAAGGCAATTGGCGTCTCACAACGCCGTATCGGCGAGATCGTCTCCGGCGATCGCGCAGTCACTGCGGACACCGGGCTGCGCCTGTCCCGCTACTTCGGCGTTTCCGACAAGTTCTGGATCGGCCTGCAGGCCGACTTCGATGCCGCGATGACCAAGGAAAAGCTGGCCGACGTGCTTGCCCGGATTGAACCCTACAACGCGGCTGCCTGA
- a CDS encoding type II toxin-antitoxin system RelE/ParE family toxin: protein MPIQSFACKRTQALFEGHRVQRWHHIEAAALRKLAMLNVAADLRDLRLPPANRLESLHGDRRGQYSIRINDQFRLCFVWSREGPAEVEIVDYH, encoded by the coding sequence ATGCCGATCCAATCATTTGCCTGCAAACGTACGCAGGCACTGTTTGAAGGTCATCGCGTGCAGAGATGGCACCACATTGAAGCTGCCGCGCTGCGAAAGCTGGCCATGCTCAATGTGGCAGCTGATCTGCGGGATCTGCGTTTGCCGCCAGCGAACAGACTGGAATCGCTGCATGGGGACCGGCGCGGCCAGTACAGCATCCGCATCAATGACCAGTTCCGGCTGTGCTTTGTCTGGTCTCGGGAAGGTCCTGCCGAGGTCGAAATTGTCGATTACCACTGA
- a CDS encoding two-component system sensor histidine kinase NtrB — protein sequence MSDPAPPPSLDALGTPLAWAGADGCIAGCNPAFARWLGVSARRLLGRPLAALEVQGEALAHFLARDERDSLRLNRLALAVPGEAPRFAEGWMSRRDDGGWLLEAHPVDEFPGLDPTQALPSALSAALKGLAHELRNPLAGLKGAAQLLARRAAQRDASERELIELIGSEIERLNGLLDQLLSPAPAAPHAELNIHAALERVLRLAENEAGWAVRLQRDYDPSIPEFHGDADRLTQAVWNLVRNAIQAGAGSITLRTRVEHGVRIAEQLHTLALRLEIADDGRGVPEELAEHLFLPLVSGRAEGTGLGLALAQQVAREHRGTLTYRSRPGHTVFTLLLPIISGAAPAEEAPRDV from the coding sequence ATGTCCGACCCCGCACCCCCGCCGTCCCTCGATGCCTTGGGCACGCCGCTGGCTTGGGCCGGTGCCGATGGCTGCATTGCTGGCTGCAATCCGGCCTTCGCCCGCTGGCTGGGCGTCAGCGCCCGGCGCCTGCTGGGTAGGCCGCTGGCTGCACTGGAAGTGCAGGGCGAGGCGCTGGCCCACTTCCTGGCCCGCGATGAGCGCGACAGCCTGCGCCTGAACCGGCTGGCGCTGGCGGTGCCCGGCGAGGCGCCGCGCTTCGCCGAGGGCTGGATGAGCCGCCGCGACGATGGCGGCTGGCTGCTGGAGGCGCATCCGGTCGATGAATTCCCCGGGCTGGACCCGACCCAGGCCCTGCCCAGCGCGCTCAGCGCGGCGCTGAAGGGACTGGCCCACGAGTTGCGCAACCCGCTGGCTGGGCTGAAGGGCGCGGCCCAGCTGCTGGCCCGCCGCGCGGCCCAGCGCGATGCCAGCGAACGCGAGCTGATCGAGCTGATCGGGTCGGAGATCGAGCGCCTCAACGGCCTGCTCGACCAGCTGCTGTCGCCGGCCCCGGCCGCACCGCATGCCGAACTGAACATCCATGCCGCGCTCGAACGTGTGCTGCGCCTGGCCGAGAATGAGGCCGGCTGGGCGGTACGCCTGCAGCGCGACTACGACCCCAGCATTCCCGAATTCCACGGCGACGCCGACCGCCTCACCCAGGCGGTGTGGAACCTGGTGCGCAACGCGATCCAGGCCGGCGCCGGCAGCATCACCCTGCGCACCCGCGTGGAGCATGGCGTGCGCATCGCCGAGCAGCTGCACACGCTGGCGCTGCGCCTGGAAATCGCCGACGACGGCCGTGGCGTGCCCGAGGAACTGGCTGAACACCTGTTCCTGCCGCTGGTCAGTGGCCGCGCCGAGGGTACCGGGCTGGGGCTGGCGCTGGCCCAGCAGGTCGCGCGCGAGCATCGCGGCACGCTGACCTACCGCTCGCGCCCGGGCCATACCGTGTTCACCCTGCTGCTGCCGATCATCAGCGGCGCCGCCCCGGCCGAGGAGGCCCCGCGTGATGTCTGA